From Pieris rapae chromosome 15, ilPieRapa1.1, whole genome shotgun sequence:
AAAAACTAACGATTTAGATATCAAATTTACTTCAAAAcactgatatttattttaaaagactttCTTAATGTTACAAAAGAGTGGTTTCTGATTCATGATTCAATGGTAATTACGTTTCCTGGGTAAATAAAGTGAATCAGTcagtcattatttttaatcataggAAGTAACATTTGTTAGGGAAACAGTTGCGTGTTATTTCCTCTACCAATAAgcattgataatattttttgcaaatcACTTCAAAGGAAGCTTTATCTATTGACACATGTATtcagtaaaaaatacatatgttatttttacattaaattaaattaaaaacccgTCAGACTGTAAGCATTAAGAGAAAAGTGAGCAAGAACTATAAATTAGGAAGTTTAaatgaaagattttttaattttttatcaagataacaattttataaggtaagattttgtttatatacattatacatttatgtattattaataataataaaattatgtagttttatattatttggtatTACTACATATCTGTCTTGAGAGCCAGTCAAGTTAAGGCAAATTATACTTTCGGTCATCACTATATTGGAGAATTAATAACTGTCATAAAACtgacaaaaatatagatttgtagaaaactcaaattaaatcaaaaaatcatttattcatgtaaataacataatgtatgtacacttatgaatgtcaaaaaaagaaatatacattaaatgcttctaattttacatttagagCCAGTTCTCgaatcaaaggcgtagaacggaagagaagaactggcaataaactctaaaaaagaaatatacattaaatgcttctaattttacatttagagccagttctcaaatcaaaggcgtagaacggaagagaagaactggcaataaactctccacctcttttttaaactttaagttttttctttttgttttgaacTGAAAAAGACTGCTAAATGTAACAATGTAGGGTACATACCCTATTGAAATCTATATCACCAgtgaaaaaaactttaaatattttaaaaggaactttcataaaaaataggtCTCTAGGTGTCTTTGATGAGATGTCCCAAGAAAACCTTACTATATCTGTTTCAAATTAACCTGTGACAGATACAGTATTAGTCATTATCAAATTAAGTATGTTACTCACCTTAAgaattgtgtatatatattatgtgaataCTATATAAATGTTACTATACTCATGGAAACACACCCCAATAGAAACCTCCAACAAATGCAATTGTCCCATTGTATCATACCACACTACCCCATCCGCTGTCTGCCATTgtttatgtttacataaataatttatctgtcTGTTTAGAACAGAAGAACATAAGAACACATCTAAGGTATAGGTGTCACCggataacataataaaacatcaTTATTTTCAGATGTGAGGGCGCGGTGATGTGGGGCGAGCAGGCCGGCTGGTGGTGCGGCGCGCTGGCTGCCGCGCTGCTAGTGCTCCTGGCTATCTGTCGACGCGCCGTTAAAAAGGCGCCCGACCACGGAGCATTGCAAGTTACGCAGGTAAGAAAGTGAAGTAGTGTCAACTGCTACAATCATATTCATCTGTATGTTGACATAAGTGATATGTCAcgtgacgtggaataagtgatacctagatgatcttatgttccataaaaaaacgtattttattttaagaagttctagcaaaaaaatgtaatttgtataaaaaatgtacaatatTGTGTAAGCTTGACATTACTtgatagataatattttaagaaacataTTCAAGatacttcaaataaaataaatattgtacagacatgtttatatataatgttaaattttatttatttatttcactacattttttatatttaatattacttggaCCATTCCAGGTTCACATAGTCTACGAAGGAGCGACGCGTTTTTCCCGCGCAGCCCGACTTCCTTTCGCCCGCGCCGCACTCACCACCGCGCCTGCGCCCCCGCACACACTCGCACATAAGTCTACACAGGCCAAACCTACTCCAACACAGATAATCATTGTACAAAACTTCACACAGAACACAGTACCTCACGGCACAGAACAACAACCCTCCAGCTCAAAGGGACCCAGGCATCCAGCTCCCGTATTTCGAGGCATACCTAAACTACCCCTGCCTGAACAGTGGATACATAAACGACCATTTGAATTCAAATACGCGGCGTTGCCCCGTCCATTGGCGCAAATCGTCAACACAGAATTAGGCGTTGATTTGTCGCGAGATACACGCGCGAAGAAATACAGCGCTACTAGATCTCCATCCCTTGAAAAAGACGAAAAATCTCCGTTTATAACTAGCGCGAAATCCGATAAGTCAGACGTGTTCGGTTTCGATCCAGACGCTTTAAAAAAGCTGTGCGAAGCAGCTGAAGATTTGAAGGAAATGGGGGAAAGACCACCAAATTCACCACGGGATGTCGATAATGATATCTCACCCGGTAACCTTCGAAGGTTCAGATCTGTAAGCACGAGACTTAATATGTGCAGTTGCAATGAAACACCGCCATTGGATGGCCAACAAGAGAAATCGGAATTACAAAACTCTCCACGTTTATTAGAGTGCAGTTCCGCAAAAGAAAAGTCATCTGCAACTAAGTTTGACTTTTCACCGAAACTCTTAGCAGAAAATATCAGTTCTCCTCGCTTTTTTACTCCCCCAGAAATGGTCTCACCAATGTTTTTTGCTGAACCATCCCCAAAATCGGTATACTATGATACTGTGAGATCGCCAAAATTCTTCCCTGAAACCCCCCGAGAAGCAGAAGTTCCTCAGTCGCCAAGATTGTTAAGTGACAACGTACGAACGAATGGGTTAGCTGAAAAGCCAAATTCTCCGAAAATTCTTAGTGCTAGACCTAGCCCTAGGGTTCCTagctataataaagaaaactacttCACATTTGACAATGTAAGTATCGTTGAAGAAAGTGCTGCTAGAATCTCTCCAAGGCCGAAAAAATATGGTGGTAGAAACTCAATAGAACGCGAACGATTTACGCCACCAGCTattgataaagaaattaaaaaatacagaagACACAATAGTTGTgatactaattataaaaatgtcaaaGTCAACATTCAAAAATTGGACGAATCAAATACTGATTCTTCAAATTCTGTTACAGTTATTGAAAAAGATGTTGTAGATTGTTGTGCCAAAGTAGATTGTCTTGATATGGAAACGAAAGTTAATCAAGAGTCAGAAAAATACGAATTAACACCTAATTTGAATACAGCGTACGCAAGGCGCCAAAGATTAAAATCCATTTCTCTAGATTCTGATAATGCCAAAATCATCGAACAAAATCTCGGCTTACCAATCGCTAAGCAAATGAAAGATCAAATGAATGAAGCTTATAAAAATCAAGAAATTAGTACGTCTTGCGAAGATGTTGAGCGTTTTCCAAAAACTCCATGTAAAGAAAAACCAGCTTTCAAATTTGAGATTGGCcaaaaaattgatttagatTCAGAAGACCCTAAATCACCAGATCTCAAACAGAAGAAATGTCTTAGGCAAAGTTCAGATACTCAATCATTTTTAGATATGCCTAGATTTTCTCCTAAGGAATTCGAAATTACAGTAACAACAGACGATGGAGCAACCACATCTGCTGATACGGATTTGAAACGAAAAGGGAAAAACTTGCGAAACTTAACGATCGATTTAACAAAGCGAGACAGTGACCTTGAAAAAGAATTATTAGAATTCGAAAAGTTATATTCTGATGCCAACGAAAATAAGGTTCGAACTCcaacattgaaaattaaagcaaCATCCTTAGATTCGTCAGATCCAGATCCAACATCAGCCATTCCAAAAAAATCTTTAGAAGTTCCTCAAAATTCTATATCGGTTCCAAACACTCCGAAAAGGCAAATAAAACGCATCCTAGCCCAAAAAGCTGTAAAGCATGATACATCAGGGGCGAAATTCGGCTACAGCTCTCTACAGGGAAACGCTGAGCAGCGCAGATTGCTAATGAAAGGTCAAGATAGTGGTATCTTTTTAAGGGAGAATCATGCTAATCTAATGCTTTATCAACCGAGTACATCCAGAACTCGAACCATGGGCTCATTTGACGAAAACATGGTTGATATTTCCGTAGATGTTGATAATCCTGGCATACAGTTGGATACAGGACAGACTTTAGGTGCTAACTTATTAAACTACAAGCAAAATTTGAGTGTCTCCAGCACGAATTTGAAAACTCTTCCAGAAGGCGTACCTAGTGATGACTTCGAACCAAGTGCAGAAGATGAAAAATTAGCTAAGAAATTACATCGACGTAATTCTAATCAAAGCCTAAAGTTGAGCACACATAGCTTACAGGGCTCAAACTGTTCTCTTAGCAGTACTGGCACGTCATGTCATAACTTAGCAACAGTCCGAACAAGTCTATCTAACTTTAGTATCAACTCTGATGgccgtcaaaaaaaattatcactcGAAAGGAGAAGCGATTCCAACGCTTCAATAATTCCCATGGAACACATTACTCCCACAACTCGCGTTATTTGTTCCTCAAACACCAATTTAACCGGAGAAACTCcgaaaaattgtttacttcAGCGTCGTGGGTCTAACAACAGTCTTAccttaaatatacattcaaataCTCTCAGCCGACATTCAAGCAACAGTTCGTTAAACAAAGAAGCAAAAATCCAAAAGAAGGGACTTTTAGAACGACGAAGTTCAAATACGTCACTgactttaaacataaacaattcTAACCCACAATTATCAACAAACCGCGTTTTGAGCATATCTAACTATAACTTAAATGGGTCAACATGCAATTTGAGTAGATACAACAGTAACCATAGCATAGACAATCCGGAGCCTCGTAAAGGTATACTCGAGAGACGAAGTTCTAATACGTCTCTCACGCTAAACATACAACCTCAGGAGCCTAGAGATTTGGAAATAGACGAATCGTTAATAGAAGCTAATTTGAAAGACTTACCACATCGAGATAAACACAGAAAGTCCTTAAGTACAGAGAATTTAATACccaaatcatataaaaatcgaATAAGGACCTCCACAGATAAGAGCATTAGTTTTGGTTCTCATGACAATTTGTGGTCAGCGTCATATGATCCAGACTACCCtcaaaatttaacttttgtgTGTGGAGATCAGGAAAACGAGATAATATATGCGTTCGGACGTCAAGAAGAACCAAATTTCCAAGCGAGTTTTGTCCGAAACATTACCACAAAGCCGTTAAGTCCACAAAGTACCTCAGAGGATTTCAGACTTTATTTGGCGAACATGCAACATCTACAAAACGCCTCTAGTGTGCTAACGCGGCAACAGCTGAGAGATTTGAACGATGTTTTTCAAAATGGCTATTCAAAGGTCCGCTGCGATGGTTTAAACGAAGGGCAACATTGTTGCTCCGGTAGAGTTGAAGATTTGGCCAAAGAAAACCCGCAAATGGCAATACCGGAACCTGTCGTAACTCAACCGTGTTCTGAGTACCAGAAAATGTTGTTGAGGAATCTCCATCAGGAATTTTGGGATATGCCAACAAATTTTCAGGAAAAACCAATTGTGTCTGGGTCACATCCAAAGAATAGGTATAAAACCATTTTACCTAATGAGCATTCGAGGTTTATACTGCGGGCTGAATGTCGAGGAAACGAAGGATATATCAATGCCAATTTTATAAAGGTATGTTACCACAGTAATAATATGATGATGTATGAAAAaatcatgtttattttaacctAGTAAGAATTCGggcaaacaaacaaacagacATCCAAATTTATGTTAGtttccttatttaattattatatgttagtCTTATTTATGTTAAGCTGCCTTACCAATAAACCATGTGATTTATGGCCTAACTTTGCCAATTTGGGACAATTTTAACTCGAGCTCTTCAGTCAACATCTTTAaacaatttctaataaaaaagtttttaaattattattaatcaatagtttttaatcTATGGATTTcagtaatacaatattttttttaagcaatGATTTCccaagaaataatttatctaaataaattcggaaataaaaaattgtttatattttgcaGGGGCACGAGTATACCAAAAACAGTTATGTTGCTACTCAGGGTCCATTACCAAACACAATTTATGACTTTTGGTTGATGGTGCTACAGAACAACATCGATTTTCTCTCTCTCAGGCCTAATTGTGGGCCAGTTATCCAAAAAATCGTCATGCTCACCAATTTCATAGAAAACAACAGACAGAAGTGTGAAAAGTACTTTCCACTAGAAATCAACGAGGACATAACTATAGAAAAGCCAGACAGCCCTGATTGTGAggataaatttctttttcaaatcaaaaacCTTGGTATTGTCAAGAAAACTGGTTACACGATACGAAAACTTGATGTTCAAtacttaaaaaagaaaatcgaAGATATAAGTTATACAAGCGATTGTGATAAAAGTGTAAGTGAAAGTGTGACAA
This genomic window contains:
- the LOC111000708 gene encoding uncharacterized protein LOC111000708; translated protein: MWGEQAGWWCGALAAALLVLLAICRRAVKKAPDHGALQVTQVHIVYEGATRFSRAARLPFARAALTTAPAPPHTLAHKSTQAKPTPTQIIIVQNFTQNTVPHGTEQQPSSSKGPRHPAPVFRGIPKLPLPEQWIHKRPFEFKYAALPRPLAQIVNTELGVDLSRDTRAKKYSATRSPSLEKDEKSPFITSAKSDKSDVFGFDPDALKKLCEAAEDLKEMGERPPNSPRDVDNDISPGNLRRFRSVSTRLNMCSCNETPPLDGQQEKSELQNSPRLLECSSAKEKSSATKFDFSPKLLAENISSPRFFTPPEMVSPMFFAEPSPKSVYYDTVRSPKFFPETPREAEVPQSPRLLSDNVRTNGLAEKPNSPKILSARPSPRVPSYNKENYFTFDNVSIVEESAARISPRPKKYGGRNSIERERFTPPAIDKEIKKYRRHNSCDTNYKNVKVNIQKLDESNTDSSNSVTVIEKDVVDCCAKVDCLDMETKVNQESEKYELTPNLNTAYARRQRLKSISLDSDNAKIIEQNLGLPIAKQMKDQMNEAYKNQEISTSCEDVERFPKTPCKEKPAFKFEIGQKIDLDSEDPKSPDLKQKKCLRQSSDTQSFLDMPRFSPKEFEITVTTDDGATTSADTDLKRKGKNLRNLTIDLTKRDSDLEKELLEFEKLYSDANENKVRTPTLKIKATSLDSSDPDPTSAIPKKSLEVPQNSISVPNTPKRQIKRILAQKAVKHDTSGAKFGYSSLQGNAEQRRLLMKGQDSGIFLRENHANLMLYQPSTSRTRTMGSFDENMVDISVDVDNPGIQLDTGQTLGANLLNYKQNLSVSSTNLKTLPEGVPSDDFEPSAEDEKLAKKLHRRNSNQSLKLSTHSLQGSNCSLSSTGTSCHNLATVRTSLSNFSINSDGRQKKLSLERRSDSNASIIPMEHITPTTRVICSSNTNLTGETPKNCLLQRRGSNNSLTLNIHSNTLSRHSSNSSLNKEAKIQKKGLLERRSSNTSLTLNINNSNPQLSTNRVLSISNYNLNGSTCNLSRYNSNHSIDNPEPRKGILERRSSNTSLTLNIQPQEPRDLEIDESLIEANLKDLPHRDKHRKSLSTENLIPKSYKNRIRTSTDKSISFGSHDNLWSASYDPDYPQNLTFVCGDQENEIIYAFGRQEEPNFQASFVRNITTKPLSPQSTSEDFRLYLANMQHLQNASSVLTRQQLRDLNDVFQNGYSKVRCDGLNEGQHCCSGRVEDLAKENPQMAIPEPVVTQPCSEYQKMLLRNLHQEFWDMPTNFQEKPIVSGSHPKNRYKTILPNEHSRFILRAECRGNEGYINANFIKGHEYTKNSYVATQGPLPNTIYDFWLMVLQNNIDFLSLRPNCGPVIQKIVMLTNFIENNRQKCEKYFPLEINEDITIEKPDSPDCEDKFLFQIKNLGIVKKTGYTIRKLDVQYLKKKIEDISYTSDCDKSVSESVTRDTDKSVIVYHYWFHNWADHKCPKDVNALLNLSLDVLQNEMYDFNVSTDLSDEAKCKCDSQTSQPDSKFVFPPLQSRSPCPIEINVSAPLNFSSDTLSPPAVVHCSAGIGRTGCLIAILNGIKQLTNEQKVDVLGIVCNMRLNRGGMVQNSEQYELIHKVLCLYEQACLPEL